A region from the Gemmatimonadota bacterium genome encodes:
- the nadE gene encoding NAD(+) synthase: protein MEGHRGAATLRLALAQFKPAKAEVEANLDRIRERISESSDAVDLLVFPECALSGYFLEGGVAEVALSSEALAERLGRPPVGAPDVVVGFYERWRHRLYNAVAHFTPVGDRWQIVHVHRKMFLPTYGVFDEDRFVEAGAALTAYSSRFGRMGLLICEEAWHSLPGAVLAVGGAELILIVSASPARDFGAGSGRPGNLERWEALAPALAAEHGVFVAVAQLVGSEGGKFFAGGSLVIGPDGVVLERGPLMEEGLVRADLDGSAIDRVRFDAPLLGDLERALPHLQRSLERAFREGAAEGAPALAIRLQGGGVRASGAPDPADASMLDLDLDLVEHTLVEFIRDEVVRRRGFERVVVGVSGGVDSAVSLFLAARALGAENVHGFRLPYRTSSQDSLDHARLALEAVGAPERTIEITGPVDAYIEAFEPEISPLRRGNVCARLRAVTLFDQSAKLGALPLGTGNKSERLLGYYTWHADDSPPINPLGDLFKTQVWALARHLGVPGVIVDKPASADLVIGVHDEDELGVAYPEADRILFWLLKGYTEEELVRAGFHAGAVSLVVRRLDGTHWKRELPTVAVLSSSAIGEFYLRPVDY from the coding sequence GTGGAAGGTCACAGGGGAGCAGCCACCCTACGCCTCGCGCTGGCGCAATTCAAGCCCGCCAAGGCGGAGGTCGAGGCCAATCTCGATCGGATTCGGGAGCGGATCTCCGAGTCCAGCGATGCCGTCGACCTCCTGGTTTTCCCGGAGTGCGCACTCAGTGGGTACTTCCTGGAGGGCGGAGTCGCCGAGGTGGCGTTGTCGAGCGAGGCGTTGGCCGAGCGGCTGGGAAGGCCACCCGTGGGCGCCCCGGACGTGGTCGTGGGCTTCTACGAGCGCTGGCGCCATCGGCTCTACAATGCCGTGGCCCATTTCACCCCGGTGGGTGATCGCTGGCAGATCGTGCATGTCCACCGGAAGATGTTCCTGCCGACCTACGGCGTGTTCGACGAGGACCGCTTCGTCGAGGCGGGGGCGGCGCTGACGGCGTATTCGTCTCGCTTCGGCCGCATGGGCCTGCTGATCTGTGAGGAGGCGTGGCATTCGTTGCCCGGTGCGGTCCTGGCCGTGGGGGGGGCCGAGCTGATCCTCATCGTCAGCGCCTCCCCGGCACGTGACTTCGGGGCCGGATCCGGGCGCCCCGGGAATCTGGAGCGCTGGGAGGCTCTGGCCCCGGCCCTGGCCGCCGAGCATGGCGTGTTCGTGGCAGTGGCCCAGCTCGTCGGCTCGGAGGGCGGGAAGTTCTTCGCCGGGGGCTCATTGGTGATCGGCCCCGACGGCGTGGTGCTGGAGCGCGGACCGCTCATGGAGGAGGGCTTGGTGCGGGCGGACCTGGATGGCTCCGCCATCGACCGGGTCCGCTTCGACGCGCCGCTCCTGGGGGATCTGGAGCGGGCGCTGCCTCACCTGCAGCGCTCGTTGGAGCGCGCCTTCCGGGAGGGAGCGGCAGAGGGCGCCCCGGCCCTCGCGATACGGCTACAGGGCGGTGGGGTGCGCGCCAGCGGCGCGCCCGACCCCGCGGACGCCTCGATGCTCGACCTCGACCTGGATCTGGTCGAACACACGTTGGTGGAGTTCATCCGGGACGAGGTCGTGCGCCGCAGGGGCTTCGAGCGGGTCGTGGTAGGGGTTTCCGGGGGCGTGGACTCGGCCGTCTCGCTCTTTCTGGCGGCGCGGGCCCTGGGCGCGGAGAACGTGCACGGCTTCCGGCTTCCGTACCGCACCTCGAGCCAAGACTCCCTCGATCATGCCCGCTTGGCGCTGGAGGCGGTGGGGGCCCCGGAGCGGACCATCGAGATCACCGGACCCGTCGATGCCTACATCGAGGCGTTCGAGCCGGAGATCTCGCCACTGCGCAGAGGAAACGTCTGCGCGCGCCTCCGGGCGGTCACGCTGTTCGACCAGTCCGCCAAGCTCGGTGCGCTTCCGCTCGGTACCGGGAACAAGAGCGAACGCTTGCTGGGATACTACACATGGCACGCGGACGATTCGCCGCCCATCAATCCGCTCGGTGATCTGTTCAAGACACAGGTCTGGGCGCTCGCTCGCCACCTCGGTGTGCCGGGCGTGATCGTGGACAAGCCAGCCAGCGCGGACCTGGTCATCGGCGTGCACGACGAGGACGAGCTCGGCGTCGCCTATCCGGAGGCGGATCGAATCCTCTTCTGGCTGTTGAAGGGCTACACCGAGGAGGAATTGGTGCGGGCCGGCTTCCACGCTGGAGCCGTCTCGCTGGTCGTGCGTCGGCTCGATGGCACCCATTGGAAGAGAGAGCTGCCCACTGTGGCGGTGCTCTCGAGTAGCGCCATCGGGGAGTTCTATCTTCGGCCCGTGGACTATTAG
- a CDS encoding S41 family peptidase, whose translation MAGKIATAALLGILILPQAAVGQQQDRVSTRSRPRPAASGEEAQVFQQTFETIRDYYIQSLGDSALWERAIQGLIEKIDDPYATVFTPDELAQFQEETTGDYAGIGVQISGLENTIAVTIVFKGTPADDVGLLVGDRIVTVNGESTEGWSTSDVSDRIRGRPGTPVDIEIQREGAGQPIPFTITRGTVHVEAVHSGFVHDSIGYILLDRVARGSAAEIGAALAQLSGAKGIILDLRRNLGGYLDESLWISDLLLSPGQKLASVRSRAVGRNGERAEESYDDSRPSLLPNMPMVVLVDENTASAAEIVAGAWQDHDRALIIGNRTFGKGVVQTLLPLPAGRVIRLTTGEWYTPLGRSLHRPRDREGHLQPQDLDSIPLVATALGRQIKAGGGVSPDLEVRDDTLTLAERELFTAAAQEGVPLNLRIAEFALRVARRSLSESQRPEVARAEFDEFVDGLVAEGLPTAALNETGVREYLYWRSRVAAAERADALGLSMEVRMERDPVLTAAVELLQGVSSQRQLFSEAMARAGAPSSSRTGALQH comes from the coding sequence ATGGCCGGTAAGATAGCGACCGCTGCCCTTCTGGGTATCCTGATCCTCCCACAGGCCGCCGTTGGCCAGCAGCAGGACCGGGTGTCGACCCGCTCCCGGCCCAGGCCCGCCGCCTCCGGGGAGGAGGCCCAGGTCTTCCAACAGACGTTCGAGACCATCCGAGACTACTACATCCAGTCTCTCGGAGACTCCGCCCTGTGGGAGCGCGCCATCCAGGGGCTGATCGAGAAGATCGACGACCCCTACGCCACCGTCTTCACGCCGGATGAGCTGGCGCAATTCCAGGAAGAGACCACCGGGGACTACGCCGGCATCGGCGTACAGATCTCCGGGCTCGAGAACACCATCGCCGTGACCATCGTCTTCAAGGGCACGCCGGCCGACGATGTCGGCCTGCTCGTGGGAGACCGCATCGTCACGGTCAACGGTGAGAGCACAGAGGGATGGAGCACATCGGACGTCTCGGACCGGATTCGCGGACGCCCGGGCACTCCTGTGGACATCGAGATCCAACGCGAGGGAGCGGGCCAGCCCATTCCCTTCACCATCACGCGTGGCACCGTGCACGTCGAGGCGGTGCATTCGGGTTTCGTGCACGACTCCATCGGCTACATCCTCCTCGATAGGGTGGCCCGTGGGTCGGCCGCGGAAATCGGCGCTGCTCTGGCCCAGTTGAGCGGCGCCAAGGGCATCATCCTCGACCTACGCCGCAACCTCGGCGGATACCTGGACGAATCCCTCTGGATCTCGGACCTCCTACTCTCGCCGGGTCAGAAGCTGGCCAGCGTCCGTAGCCGCGCCGTGGGGCGCAACGGTGAGCGCGCCGAGGAGAGCTACGATGACAGCCGCCCCAGTCTGCTACCGAACATGCCGATGGTCGTGTTGGTGGATGAGAACACCGCCTCGGCCGCCGAGATCGTTGCCGGTGCCTGGCAGGACCACGACCGGGCCCTGATCATCGGCAACCGTACCTTCGGCAAAGGCGTGGTTCAGACTCTGCTCCCCCTTCCCGCCGGGAGGGTCATTCGCTTGACCACGGGGGAGTGGTACACCCCCCTTGGTCGCTCCCTGCACCGTCCGCGGGATCGAGAGGGGCACCTGCAGCCGCAGGACCTCGACTCCATCCCGTTGGTGGCCACGGCACTGGGCCGCCAGATCAAGGCCGGTGGCGGCGTCTCCCCCGATCTCGAGGTGCGGGACGATACGCTGACGTTGGCCGAGCGCGAGCTCTTCACCGCGGCAGCGCAGGAGGGCGTGCCCCTGAACCTGCGCATCGCCGAGTTCGCGTTGCGCGTCGCGCGCCGCAGCCTTTCGGAGAGCCAGCGGCCGGAGGTGGCCCGTGCCGAATTCGATGAGTTCGTCGACGGGTTGGTCGCCGAAGGCCTCCCCACCGCGGCTCTGAACGAGACCGGCGTCCGCGAATACCTGTACTGGCGCAGCCGGGTGGCGGCGGCCGAGCGAGCGGACGCGCTGGGCCTCTCGATGGAAGTCCGCATGGAGCGCGATCCGGTGCTTACCGCCGCGGTCGAACTGCTCCAGGGGGTCAGCAGCCAGCGACAGCTCTTCTCCGAAGCCATGGCGCGTGCGGGGGCGCCCTCCAGCTCACGCACGGGGGCCCTGCAGCACTAG
- the xerD gene encoding site-specific tyrosine recombinase XerD, producing MPESSAAYHLKAYDEYLRFERGLSERTVQAYEGDVHRLTTWLAEQGVKSAPAVDSSRLSRFMIALKDEGLEPTSIRRIQSSLRSYFGFLTAEGYLDADPTERLEAPRAWRRLPRVLAVDEVVQLLEAGDLDHPLYWRDRAILEVLYGGGLRVSEVTSLKISDVDLEEGVCLVFGKGAKERIVPIGRPAQRAVERYLRDVRPLLDRGRGEGVVFLSQKGRPLSRMTVWTLVQTHAQRAGLTKKVSPHTLRHSFATHLLEGGADLAAVQELLGHADISTTQIYTHVDRAYLRDVHRAYHPRNQE from the coding sequence GTGCCTGAATCGTCAGCCGCCTATCATCTGAAGGCCTACGACGAGTACCTCCGTTTCGAGCGAGGCCTCTCCGAGCGCACGGTGCAAGCCTACGAGGGCGACGTGCACCGGCTCACGACCTGGCTCGCCGAGCAGGGCGTGAAGAGCGCCCCGGCCGTGGACTCCAGCCGCCTGAGCAGGTTCATGATCGCGCTCAAGGACGAAGGGCTGGAGCCTACCTCCATTCGACGCATCCAATCCTCGCTCCGCTCCTACTTCGGCTTTCTCACGGCCGAGGGCTACCTCGATGCCGATCCCACCGAACGGCTGGAGGCTCCACGGGCGTGGCGGCGCTTGCCTCGCGTGTTGGCAGTGGACGAGGTCGTGCAGCTTCTGGAAGCCGGAGACCTGGACCACCCCCTGTACTGGCGTGATCGGGCCATTCTGGAGGTGCTCTACGGTGGCGGGCTGCGCGTGTCGGAAGTGACTTCCCTGAAGATCAGCGACGTAGACCTCGAGGAGGGCGTGTGCCTCGTCTTCGGTAAGGGCGCCAAGGAGCGCATCGTCCCCATCGGAAGGCCTGCCCAGCGCGCGGTGGAGCGCTACCTGAGAGACGTGCGCCCCTTACTCGATCGGGGTCGGGGTGAGGGAGTGGTGTTCCTGAGCCAGAAGGGACGTCCGCTATCGCGCATGACGGTCTGGACCCTGGTGCAAACGCACGCGCAGCGAGCGGGTCTCACCAAGAAGGTCTCTCCCCACACGTTGCGGCATTCATTCGCGACGCACCTTCTGGAGGGCGGGGCGGACCTGGCGGCCGTTCAAGAACTCCTCGGACATGCGGACATCTCCACCACCCAGATCTACACCCATGTGGATCGGGCCTACCTCCGGGACGTCCACCGTGCGTACCACCCGCGCAACCAGGAGTAG
- a CDS encoding DedA family protein, with protein sequence MTEIAALFGLTSEPGVATIYLLLALGAAVENVVPPVPADTFVVLGGVLASRGILKAEWVFALTWAANLTSAAAVYGLGRRYGERFFSGRVGAWLLSPDQLHHVHRFFGRWGVPALLLTRFLPGLRAVVPAFAGVSRLRATIVLPALGIASAAWYGGLVWVGTVAGDNLPAFLEALGKVNRGLLIVALLVFVVGVLWWRRSRGSPAERGDGDPGA encoded by the coding sequence ATGACCGAGATCGCGGCGCTCTTCGGGCTGACGTCGGAGCCCGGCGTCGCGACGATCTACCTGCTCCTCGCGCTGGGCGCGGCGGTGGAGAACGTGGTGCCGCCGGTTCCCGCCGATACCTTTGTCGTCCTCGGAGGGGTGCTGGCGTCACGCGGGATCTTGAAAGCCGAGTGGGTCTTCGCGCTCACATGGGCCGCGAATCTCACGTCTGCGGCGGCTGTTTACGGCCTCGGAAGGCGGTACGGCGAGCGGTTCTTCTCGGGCCGGGTCGGTGCGTGGCTGCTGTCTCCCGACCAGCTTCATCACGTCCACCGCTTCTTCGGCCGTTGGGGCGTACCGGCGCTGCTGCTCACGCGCTTTCTTCCCGGTCTTCGGGCGGTCGTCCCGGCCTTCGCGGGCGTGAGCCGCCTACGCGCAACCATCGTGCTCCCGGCCCTTGGCATCGCATCCGCCGCTTGGTACGGCGGACTCGTCTGGGTCGGGACCGTGGCGGGCGACAACCTACCGGCATTTCTCGAGGCGCTCGGCAAGGTCAACCGCGGACTCCTGATCGTGGCCCTTCTCGTGTTCGTCGTGGGGGTGCTTTGGTGGCGTCGGTCGAGGGGCAGCCCGGCCGAACGGGGCGACGGTGACCCAGGTGCCTGA
- the ispF gene encoding 2-C-methyl-D-erythritol 2,4-cyclodiphosphate synthase: protein MRIGFGYDSHRFDAARPLILGGVRIEGAPGLAGHSDGDAIAHAVTDALLGATALGDIGRHFPPSDSRWKDADSIDLLRRAVALLKAEGYAIGNVDVTVVTERVRIAPHALSMREALAAALDIPVSAVSVKGKTNEGMGWTGEGVGLAAYAVALVRTT, encoded by the coding sequence ATGAGGATCGGCTTCGGATACGATTCACACCGTTTCGACGCCGCACGTCCGCTGATTCTCGGCGGCGTCCGCATCGAAGGCGCGCCGGGTCTGGCGGGCCATTCCGACGGGGATGCCATTGCCCATGCAGTGACGGATGCCCTCCTGGGTGCCACTGCGCTCGGGGACATCGGACGGCACTTCCCGCCCTCGGATTCACGCTGGAAGGACGCGGACTCGATCGACCTCCTGCGGCGCGCGGTGGCACTTCTGAAGGCGGAAGGCTACGCGATCGGCAATGTCGACGTGACGGTTGTCACAGAGCGCGTGCGGATCGCACCGCATGCGTTGTCCATGCGTGAAGCGCTGGCCGCCGCGCTCGACATACCGGTGTCCGCGGTTTCCGTGAAGGGCAAGACGAACGAAGGGATGGGCTGGACCGGGGAAGGCGTAGGCCTGGCGGCGTACGCGGTCGCCTTGGTTCGTACGACATGA
- the fabF gene encoding beta-ketoacyl-ACP synthase II → MNQARKRVVITGIGVVTPVGVGMEQTWTALIAGRSGGGPITHFEATEDYPTRIACEVKDFDASGVLDAKEARRYDRFAQFALVATQEAMGNAGLEGPPPGTDPSRFGVIYGSGIGGIQTFEEQCRTLIERGPKRVSPFFVPMFIPDIAAGLISIRWGLKGTNYATVSACASSAHAIGEATRTIQRGDADAMVAGGTEATITPLTIAGFAAMKAMSTRNDDPTTASRPFCGERDGFVIGEGAGTVVLESLEHAEARGAQVLAEIVGYGASADAYHITSPAPEHAGAQVAMSGALKDAQLSPEDVDYINAHGTSTQLNDARETEAIKAVFGEHAYRLVASSTKSMTGHLLGAAGGLEAAVCVQVCRTGIVPPTINCTSRDPECDLDYAHGGAIERDVRVVLSNSFGFGGHNVCLALRRWDA, encoded by the coding sequence ATGAACCAGGCGCGCAAGCGGGTCGTCATCACCGGGATCGGAGTCGTGACTCCCGTCGGTGTCGGGATGGAGCAGACGTGGACCGCACTCATCGCAGGGCGGAGCGGCGGCGGACCCATCACGCACTTCGAGGCGACCGAAGATTACCCCACTCGCATCGCGTGTGAGGTCAAGGACTTCGACGCGTCGGGCGTCCTCGATGCCAAAGAGGCGCGGCGCTACGACCGCTTCGCGCAGTTCGCGCTGGTCGCCACCCAGGAGGCCATGGGCAACGCGGGCCTGGAAGGGCCTCCGCCCGGAACCGACCCGTCGCGTTTTGGGGTCATCTACGGCAGCGGCATCGGAGGGATCCAGACCTTCGAGGAGCAGTGCCGCACGCTGATCGAACGAGGCCCCAAGCGCGTAAGCCCGTTCTTCGTGCCGATGTTCATCCCGGACATCGCTGCCGGGCTCATCTCCATCCGCTGGGGCCTCAAGGGCACCAACTATGCGACGGTGTCTGCGTGCGCGTCCTCCGCGCATGCCATCGGCGAGGCGACGCGCACCATCCAGCGAGGCGATGCGGATGCAATGGTCGCTGGTGGTACCGAGGCGACCATCACCCCGTTGACGATCGCCGGATTCGCCGCCATGAAGGCGATGTCCACGCGCAACGACGATCCTACCACGGCCAGCCGGCCTTTCTGCGGGGAGCGCGACGGCTTCGTCATCGGCGAGGGAGCGGGTACCGTCGTCCTGGAGTCGCTCGAGCACGCAGAGGCCCGAGGGGCGCAGGTGCTGGCGGAAATCGTCGGCTATGGCGCTTCGGCAGATGCCTACCACATCACCAGCCCGGCGCCCGAGCATGCCGGGGCCCAGGTGGCGATGAGCGGTGCGCTGAAGGATGCACAGCTGTCTCCCGAGGACGTCGACTACATCAACGCGCACGGGACGTCCACCCAGCTGAACGATGCTCGGGAGACCGAGGCGATCAAGGCCGTCTTCGGGGAACACGCCTACCGGCTGGTCGCGAGCTCCACCAAGTCGATGACCGGCCACCTCCTGGGTGCGGCCGGCGGCCTGGAGGCGGCCGTCTGTGTGCAGGTCTGTCGCACGGGCATCGTTCCACCCACGATCAACTGCACGAGTCGCGACCCCGAGTGTGACCTGGACTACGCCCACGGCGGTGCCATCGAACGCGATGTGCGCGTGGTTCTCTCGAACTCGTTCGGGTTCGGTGGGCACAACGTCTGTCTGGCCCTCCGGCGCTGGGACGCCTAG
- a CDS encoding acyl carrier protein, producing the protein MADSVESKVREIIVNELGVEAEKVSRNASFVEDLGADSLDTVELVMAFEEEFGIDIPDEDAEQMRTVGDAIDYLEKNATSAD; encoded by the coding sequence ATGGCGGACAGCGTGGAGTCGAAGGTCAGAGAGATCATCGTGAACGAGCTCGGTGTCGAGGCGGAGAAGGTGTCCCGCAACGCCTCGTTCGTCGAGGATCTCGGTGCGGACTCCCTCGACACGGTCGAGCTCGTCATGGCGTTCGAGGAGGAGTTCGGCATCGACATCCCCGACGAAGACGCGGAGCAGATGCGCACCGTCGGCGATGCGATCGACTACCTCGAGAAGAACGCGACCAGCGCCGATTGA
- the fabG gene encoding 3-oxoacyl-[acyl-carrier-protein] reductase, with product MSEELAGTVALVTGGSRGIGRAIAEALAHAGARVAVVARDEERARAVAASLPGGGHQGFACDVADEGQSKGVVASVQEALGDIGILVNNAGVTRDNLVMRIDDEAWDQVLDTNLKGAFHMIRAVSRGMMKRKAGVIINISSVVGIMGNAGQANYAASKAGLLGLTKSVAKELASRGIRCNAVAPGYISTDMTAELGAEAAEALRARIPLGRLGEPRDVAGLVRFLAGPEAHYITGQVIAVDGGMVM from the coding sequence ATGAGCGAGGAGTTGGCAGGCACCGTCGCGCTGGTGACGGGCGGCTCTCGTGGGATTGGACGAGCCATCGCCGAGGCCTTGGCCCATGCCGGTGCCCGGGTGGCCGTGGTCGCCCGCGACGAGGAGAGAGCGCGCGCGGTGGCCGCCAGCCTACCGGGGGGCGGACATCAGGGCTTCGCTTGCGACGTCGCCGACGAAGGTCAGAGCAAGGGTGTGGTGGCGAGCGTCCAAGAGGCGCTGGGCGACATCGGAATTCTGGTCAACAATGCCGGCGTGACGCGGGACAATCTCGTCATGCGAATCGACGACGAGGCCTGGGATCAGGTGCTCGATACGAACCTGAAAGGTGCCTTCCACATGATTCGCGCGGTCAGCCGCGGGATGATGAAGCGGAAGGCGGGCGTGATCATCAATATCTCGTCGGTGGTGGGGATCATGGGCAACGCCGGCCAGGCCAACTACGCGGCATCCAAGGCGGGGTTGCTCGGTCTGACCAAGAGCGTAGCCAAGGAACTGGCCTCGCGAGGCATCCGCTGCAACGCGGTGGCCCCTGGGTACATCTCCACGGACATGACGGCAGAGCTCGGTGCGGAGGCCGCGGAGGCGCTCCGGGCCCGGATCCCCCTGGGACGGCTCGGGGAACCCCGTGACGTAGCCGGGTTAGTGCGCTTCCTGGCCGGACCGGAGGCTCATTACATTACCGGCCAGGTGATCGCCGTGGACGGCGGAATGGTGATGTAG
- the fabD gene encoding ACP S-malonyltransferase — MSLAVVFPGQGSQFVGMGADLVQRFAEARRTFEEADAELGFALSRLAFAGPAEELTATRNAQPAILVHSVAVLRVLGERLGPVGSTAGHSLGEFSAHVCAGTLSFVDALTAVHVRGSLMYEAGLARPGGMAAVLGLDDAALVAVCDEVSTPDSVVVPANFNSAGQVVVSGDRDAVERAMAPLQQAGAKRVVPLQVSGAFHSPLMVPAQEGLRRHLEGLDFHDPRVPVFSNVTAAPVQGGADARARLVEQLTAPVRWAESVAAQVAHGADRFLELGPGSVLTGLGRRNAKGVPARAVGTAAELEEFLREETG, encoded by the coding sequence ATGTCGCTTGCGGTGGTGTTTCCGGGACAAGGCTCCCAATTCGTGGGCATGGGTGCCGATCTGGTGCAGCGCTTCGCAGAGGCGCGGCGCACGTTCGAAGAGGCCGATGCCGAATTGGGTTTCGCGCTGTCCCGCCTGGCCTTTGCAGGACCCGCAGAGGAACTGACCGCGACCCGCAACGCGCAGCCCGCGATCCTCGTGCACTCGGTCGCGGTACTCCGGGTCCTGGGGGAGCGCCTGGGTCCCGTGGGATCGACGGCAGGGCACTCGCTCGGCGAGTTCTCTGCCCACGTGTGCGCCGGGACGCTGAGCTTCGTCGACGCGCTCACCGCCGTGCACGTGCGGGGCAGCCTCATGTATGAGGCGGGTCTCGCGCGTCCAGGGGGGATGGCCGCGGTCCTCGGACTGGATGACGCCGCCCTCGTCGCGGTCTGTGACGAGGTCTCCACGCCCGACTCCGTCGTTGTCCCTGCCAACTTCAACAGTGCGGGTCAGGTCGTGGTGAGCGGTGATCGGGACGCAGTGGAACGGGCCATGGCCCCGCTGCAGCAGGCAGGCGCCAAACGGGTCGTGCCGCTCCAGGTCTCGGGAGCCTTCCATTCCCCGCTCATGGTGCCCGCCCAGGAGGGGCTTCGCCGCCACCTGGAGGGGCTGGACTTCCACGACCCCCGCGTACCGGTCTTCTCCAACGTCACCGCAGCGCCGGTCCAGGGCGGAGCGGATGCCCGCGCCCGTCTGGTGGAGCAGCTCACCGCGCCCGTACGTTGGGCCGAGTCGGTTGCGGCCCAGGTCGCTCACGGTGCGGACCGCTTCCTGGAACTCGGCCCCGGCTCGGTCCTCACGGGCCTGGGTCGGCGCAACGCGAAGGGAGTGCCGGCCCGGGCCGTCGGCACGGCAGCCGAGCTCGAGGAGTTCCTCCGGGAGGAGACGGGATGA
- a CDS encoding beta-ketoacyl-ACP synthase III, which yields MKSPTPLVAITATGRFLPERVVTNDDLARMVDTSDEWIRERTGIRERRIAPETMLAAEMGTEAARQALDRAGLTAGEVDMLVVTTATPDRWLPSTACDIQALLGATNAFAYDLSAACTGFLYGLSMAEGYLAAGRGEVALVVSAEKMSAIVDWTDRSTCVLFGDGAGAAVLRKSDGTRGILASHFGSDGALAELLYRPAGGVKLAIDTDALDRRDHLLKMHGREVFKNAVRNMAEASDITLQKAGLTPADVDLMVPHQANIRIIEATAKYAGIPMEKVFVNVDRYGNMSSATVPIALDEALEQGRIGPGANILSAAFGAGLTWGAMALRW from the coding sequence GTGAAGAGCCCGACCCCCCTGGTGGCCATCACCGCCACCGGCCGGTTCCTCCCTGAGCGGGTGGTCACCAACGACGACCTGGCTCGGATGGTCGACACCTCGGATGAGTGGATCCGGGAGCGGACCGGAATCCGGGAGCGGCGTATCGCTCCGGAGACCATGCTGGCCGCCGAGATGGGGACGGAAGCCGCCCGGCAGGCGTTGGATCGCGCCGGCTTGACCGCGGGCGAGGTGGACATGCTGGTCGTGACCACCGCGACCCCCGACCGCTGGCTTCCCTCCACCGCGTGCGACATCCAGGCACTGCTCGGCGCGACCAATGCGTTTGCATATGACTTGAGCGCGGCCTGCACCGGTTTCCTCTACGGCTTGTCCATGGCGGAAGGGTACCTCGCCGCCGGTCGAGGTGAGGTGGCGTTGGTGGTTTCGGCGGAGAAGATGAGCGCGATCGTGGATTGGACGGACCGCTCGACGTGCGTGCTCTTCGGGGACGGGGCGGGTGCCGCGGTGCTGCGCAAGTCGGACGGAACGCGCGGGATCCTGGCCAGCCACTTCGGATCGGATGGCGCGCTCGCAGAGCTCCTGTACCGCCCCGCCGGCGGCGTGAAGCTGGCGATCGACACGGACGCATTGGATCGCCGCGACCACCTGCTGAAGATGCATGGCCGGGAGGTCTTCAAGAACGCGGTGCGCAACATGGCGGAGGCCTCGGACATCACGCTGCAGAAGGCCGGACTCACGCCAGCGGATGTGGATCTGATGGTGCCACACCAGGCGAACATCCGCATCATCGAGGCGACTGCGAAGTACGCGGGCATCCCCATGGAGAAGGTGTTCGTCAACGTGGACCGCTACGGCAACATGAGTTCCGCGACGGTGCCGATAGCGCTCGATGAAGCTCTGGAGCAGGGCCGCATCGGACCGGGCGCCAACATCTTGAGCGCAGCATTCGGCGCCGGCTTGACCTGGGGCGCCATGGCTCTGCGCTGGTAG
- the plsX gene encoding phosphate acyltransferase PlsX yields MRIAIDAMGTDGAPGPEVAGALLALRELPPHITLILVGDEPAVRAELARHTEDLPQRLEFVSAADRILPGEPPAQAFRRKPESSIAVGLRLLKEKQADAFISAGSTGAVMAGSLLTLRPLPGVDRPAIGTLLPTADRPVLMLDAGANVDCRPSHLVQFAQLGHIYAQDLMGVERPRIGLLNIGEEEEKGNEVAVEAHRLLKESGLNFVGNVEGSDVIHGRCEVCVCDGFVGNVLLKFYESVAAFIATLLRRQAEAVLQHIELEPVFRVLDYAEYGGAPLLGVNGVSVICHGRSPPKAILNAIKLAVRAVETDMVGDMARELSNGEPSKEAS; encoded by the coding sequence GTGCGGATCGCCATCGATGCGATGGGCACCGACGGGGCGCCCGGCCCCGAGGTGGCCGGGGCTCTCCTGGCCCTCCGGGAGTTGCCTCCGCACATCACTCTGATCCTCGTCGGCGACGAGCCTGCGGTCCGGGCCGAATTGGCCCGCCACACCGAGGACCTCCCCCAGCGGCTGGAGTTCGTGTCCGCGGCGGATCGGATCCTGCCCGGCGAGCCGCCCGCCCAGGCCTTCCGGCGCAAGCCGGAATCGTCCATCGCGGTCGGTTTGCGCTTGCTCAAGGAGAAGCAGGCCGATGCCTTCATCTCCGCCGGCTCCACGGGCGCTGTCATGGCGGGGTCTCTGCTCACGCTGCGTCCGCTGCCCGGCGTTGACCGCCCGGCGATCGGGACCTTGCTCCCGACAGCCGACCGCCCCGTCCTGATGCTCGATGCGGGAGCCAATGTCGACTGCCGACCTTCGCACCTCGTGCAGTTCGCGCAACTCGGGCACATCTACGCGCAGGACCTGATGGGTGTCGAGCGGCCCCGGATCGGCCTCCTCAACATCGGTGAGGAGGAAGAGAAGGGGAACGAGGTGGCCGTCGAGGCACATCGCCTCCTCAAGGAGAGCGGGCTGAACTTCGTCGGCAACGTGGAGGGCAGCGACGTGATCCACGGGCGCTGCGAAGTCTGCGTCTGCGACGGATTCGTCGGAAACGTGCTCCTGAAGTTCTACGAGTCGGTGGCGGCGTTCATCGCCACGCTCCTCCGGCGTCAGGCCGAGGCCGTGCTCCAACACATCGAACTCGAGCCCGTCTTCCGCGTGCTGGACTATGCCGAGTACGGAGGTGCCCCCCTTCTCGGCGTCAACGGAGTATCGGTGATCTGCCACGGCCGCTCCCCGCCGAAGGCGATCCTCAACGCCATCAAGCTTGCGGTTCGGGCCGTGGAGACCGACATGGTGGGGGACATGGCACGCGAACTCTCCAATGGGGAGCCCTCCAAGGAGGCCTCGTGA